Proteins encoded in a region of the Streptomyces sp. NBC_00310 genome:
- a CDS encoding ABC transporter permease, translated as MTVTTPQNTPVAEVPKSSGTRLVDRVFKMRELAILVVFLVMIVVTQLGNSEFLTEQGIKDLLLNATILVLVAVGQSLVVITRNVDLSVGSTLGISAFAAGTYLQGGGNAVVAVALAVLMGIGFGLLNGLLVSLGQVPALVVTLGTLYIIRGIDSIWVGSRQIVASGLPDGFVDFGSGGIYAVPYLALIAVAVLVATAYYLKHFGSGRELYALGSNPEAARLAGIPVRKRILVAYTFCGALAGLAGALYLARFGNVDSSTGNGYELTVVSAVVVGGVVFTGGSGSVYGAALGALLLTSINSVLPALGVSSVWVLAINGILLILAIAVDRVVALRVATALKKRNARHG; from the coding sequence ATGACGGTGACCACCCCTCAGAACACCCCCGTCGCCGAGGTGCCCAAGTCCAGCGGCACCCGGCTCGTGGACCGCGTCTTCAAGATGCGTGAACTCGCCATCCTGGTCGTCTTCCTGGTGATGATCGTCGTCACCCAGCTGGGCAACAGCGAGTTCCTCACCGAGCAGGGCATCAAGGACCTGCTGCTCAACGCGACCATCCTGGTGCTGGTCGCCGTCGGTCAGTCGCTGGTCGTCATCACCAGGAACGTCGACCTGTCGGTCGGCTCCACCCTCGGCATCAGCGCCTTCGCCGCCGGTACGTACCTCCAGGGCGGCGGGAACGCGGTCGTGGCCGTGGCTCTCGCGGTCCTGATGGGCATCGGCTTCGGTCTGCTGAACGGCCTGCTCGTCAGCCTCGGCCAGGTGCCTGCCCTCGTCGTCACCCTCGGCACGCTCTACATCATCCGGGGCATCGACTCGATCTGGGTCGGCTCCCGCCAGATCGTCGCCTCCGGCCTCCCGGACGGCTTCGTCGACTTCGGCTCCGGCGGCATCTACGCGGTGCCCTATCTGGCACTGATCGCGGTGGCGGTGCTGGTGGCGACGGCGTACTACCTGAAGCACTTCGGCAGCGGCCGCGAGCTGTACGCGCTCGGCTCCAACCCGGAGGCCGCCCGGCTCGCCGGTATCCCGGTGCGCAAGCGGATCCTGGTCGCGTACACCTTCTGCGGCGCCCTCGCCGGCCTCGCCGGAGCGCTGTACCTGGCCCGCTTCGGCAACGTCGACTCCAGCACCGGCAACGGCTACGAACTCACCGTCGTCAGCGCGGTCGTGGTCGGCGGCGTCGTCTTCACCGGCGGCTCCGGCAGTGTCTACGGCGCGGCGCTCGGCGCTCTGCTGCTGACCTCCATCAACAGCGTGCTGCCCGCCCTCGGCGTCAGCTCGGTGTGGGTGCTGGCCATCAACGGCATCCTGCTCATCCTCGCCATCGCCGTGGACCGTGTGGTCGCGCTGCGGGTGGCCACCGCCCTGAAGAAGAGGAACGCCCGCCATGGCTGA
- a CDS encoding bifunctional aldolase/short-chain dehydrogenase translates to MATHPEAAALLARSRRLGADPRNTNYAGGNTSAKGTDTDPVTGGDVELMWVKGSGGDLGTLTEAGLAVLRLDRMRALVDVYPGVEREDEMVAAFDYCLHGKGGAAPSIDTAMHGLVDAAHVDHLHPDSGIALACAADGEKLTAECFGDSVVWVPWRRPGFQLGLDIAAIKRENPQAIGCVLGGHGITAWGDTAEECEKNSLHIIRTAEQFLVERGKAEPFGPAVEGYAALAATERRERAAALAPHVRAIASQDKPQVGHFTDAEVVLDFLASAEHPRLAALGTSCPDHFLRTKVRPLVLDLPPTADLDAAIARLKELHAEYREEYAAYYRRHADPDSPAMRGADPAIVLIPGVGMFSFGKDKQTARVAGEFYVNAINVMRGAEAVSTYAPIEESEKFRIEYWALEEAKLQRMPRPKPLATRVALVTGAGSGIGKAIAHRLVAEGACVVVADLNAENAAAVAEELGGADKAVAVTVDVTDEEQIGAAFKAAALAFGGVDLVVNNAGISISKPLLETSAKDWDLQHDIMARGSFLVSREAARVMIAQGLGGDIVYIASKNAVFAGPNNIAYSATKADQAHQVRLLAAELGEHGIRVNGVNPDGVVRGSGIFAAGWGAQRAATYGIEEEKLGEFYAQRTILKREVLPEHVANAVFALTGGELTHTTGLHVPVDAGVAAAFLR, encoded by the coding sequence ATGGCAACCCATCCCGAAGCCGCTGCCCTTCTCGCCCGGTCCCGTCGGCTCGGTGCCGATCCGCGTAACACCAACTACGCCGGTGGTAACACGTCCGCCAAGGGGACGGACACCGATCCCGTCACCGGGGGTGACGTGGAACTGATGTGGGTGAAGGGGTCCGGCGGCGACCTCGGGACGCTCACCGAGGCGGGGCTGGCCGTGCTGCGGCTCGACCGGATGCGGGCGCTCGTCGACGTGTACCCGGGTGTCGAGCGCGAGGACGAGATGGTGGCCGCGTTCGACTACTGCCTGCACGGGAAGGGCGGGGCGGCGCCGTCGATCGACACCGCCATGCACGGGCTGGTGGACGCCGCCCATGTCGACCATCTGCACCCCGACTCCGGAATCGCGCTCGCCTGTGCGGCCGACGGGGAGAAGCTGACCGCCGAGTGTTTCGGGGACAGTGTGGTGTGGGTGCCGTGGCGGCGGCCGGGGTTCCAGCTGGGGCTGGACATCGCGGCGATCAAGCGGGAGAACCCGCAGGCCATCGGGTGTGTGCTGGGTGGGCACGGGATCACCGCCTGGGGTGACACCGCCGAGGAGTGCGAGAAGAACTCGCTGCACATCATTCGTACGGCCGAGCAGTTCCTCGTCGAGCGCGGGAAGGCCGAGCCGTTCGGGCCCGCCGTCGAGGGGTACGCCGCGCTCGCCGCCACGGAGCGCCGGGAGCGGGCCGCCGCGCTGGCGCCGCACGTCCGGGCGATCGCCTCGCAGGACAAGCCGCAGGTCGGGCACTTCACCGACGCGGAGGTCGTCCTCGACTTCCTGGCGAGTGCGGAGCACCCGCGGCTCGCCGCCCTGGGGACCTCGTGCCCCGACCACTTCCTTCGTACGAAGGTCCGGCCGCTGGTGCTGGATCTTCCGCCGACCGCCGATCTCGACGCCGCGATCGCCCGGCTCAAGGAACTGCACGCCGAGTACCGGGAGGAGTACGCCGCCTACTACCGGCGGCACGCCGACCCCGACTCCCCCGCGATGCGCGGCGCCGACCCGGCGATCGTGCTGATCCCCGGCGTGGGCATGTTCAGCTTCGGCAAGGACAAGCAGACCGCGCGGGTGGCCGGCGAGTTCTACGTCAACGCGATCAACGTGATGCGGGGCGCCGAGGCGGTGTCGACGTACGCGCCGATCGAGGAGTCGGAGAAGTTCCGTATCGAGTACTGGGCGCTGGAGGAGGCCAAGCTCCAGCGGATGCCCAGGCCGAAGCCGCTCGCCACGCGGGTCGCGCTCGTCACGGGTGCGGGCAGCGGGATCGGGAAGGCCATCGCCCATCGGCTGGTCGCCGAGGGGGCCTGTGTCGTCGTCGCCGATCTGAACGCCGAGAACGCCGCCGCCGTCGCCGAGGAGCTGGGCGGGGCCGACAAGGCCGTCGCCGTGACCGTCGACGTGACGGACGAGGAGCAGATCGGTGCGGCCTTCAAGGCCGCCGCGCTGGCCTTCGGCGGGGTCGACCTCGTCGTCAACAACGCCGGTATCTCGATCTCCAAGCCGCTGCTGGAGACGTCGGCGAAGGACTGGGATCTGCAGCACGACATCATGGCCCGTGGATCGTTCCTCGTGTCGCGTGAGGCGGCCCGGGTGATGATCGCGCAGGGGCTGGGCGGTGACATCGTCTACATCGCCTCGAAGAACGCCGTCTTCGCCGGGCCCAACAACATCGCCTACTCCGCCACCAAGGCCGACCAGGCGCACCAGGTGCGGCTGCTGGCCGCCGAGCTGGGTGAGCACGGCATCCGCGTCAACGGGGTCAACCCCGACGGCGTGGTGCGTGGTTCGGGGATCTTCGCGGCCGGCTGGGGTGCCCAGCGCGCGGCGACCTACGGGATCGAGGAGGAGAAGCTGGGCGAGTTCTACGCCCAGCGGACCATCCTCAAGCGCGAGGTGCTGCCGGAGCACGTGGCGAACGCGGTGTTCGCGCTGACGGGCGGGGAGCTGACGCACACCACCGGTCTGCACGTCCCGGTCGACGCCGGCGTGGCCGCCGCCTTCCTCCGATGA
- a CDS encoding BNR repeat-containing protein, with translation MKRRTLLGAALAGAVVTPVLGVTTARAADPGPSVTLTGTTTLDTQALFFVSYNGLVNNNAFQKNAMLTYKGYQYAVWYTADRNAVVGRRVFGSNTWSTVKVGHTLRYDDSHNVISMGISKVDGRLHLNMDSHSDGFTYVKSVAGLMDNPGGLSWTTSRFGAPQSTLDGLALTSQFTYPQFISTPEGKLQLSYRVAISGNGRNAIAEYDGTSWTNLGEWTSSTGTYTSEHGSSTARNMYLHGIDYDANGRLHSFFTWREQNGAVMCNSGGITNHDTGYVYSDDRGRTWRNNAGTVVGTTGSSDRVSVTDSGLVIDSLNPDHSLMNQESQWTDSAGRPHAIISYVPGRFGQCTTNYVTDRTNNGRAFHVRKNASGTWQKTEIPVPLNSSQRTKLFLDKYNNAYAIFPFLRIAGASAASGYTDWTMLYDGVGAGLNAFGEVVFDESRIGQDHFLSVMYQVKSSGTTPSALRSLNFSLPA, from the coding sequence ATGAAGAGACGTACGCTGCTCGGCGCCGCACTCGCCGGTGCCGTGGTGACCCCCGTCCTCGGCGTCACCACCGCCCGCGCCGCCGACCCCGGTCCTTCGGTCACCCTGACCGGCACCACCACGCTCGACACCCAGGCCCTCTTCTTCGTGTCGTACAACGGCCTGGTCAACAACAACGCGTTCCAGAAGAACGCGATGCTTACCTACAAGGGCTACCAGTACGCCGTCTGGTACACCGCCGACCGCAACGCCGTCGTCGGCCGCCGTGTGTTCGGTTCGAACACCTGGTCCACCGTCAAGGTCGGTCACACCCTGCGGTACGACGACTCCCACAACGTCATCTCCATGGGCATCTCCAAGGTCGACGGCCGACTGCACCTCAACATGGACTCCCACAGCGACGGCTTCACCTACGTCAAGTCGGTGGCCGGCCTCATGGACAACCCCGGCGGACTGAGCTGGACCACGAGCCGCTTCGGCGCCCCCCAGTCCACCCTCGACGGGCTCGCGCTCACCTCGCAGTTCACCTACCCGCAGTTCATCTCCACGCCCGAGGGCAAGCTCCAGCTGAGCTACCGCGTCGCCATCTCCGGCAACGGCCGCAACGCCATCGCCGAGTACGACGGCACGTCCTGGACCAACCTCGGCGAGTGGACCAGCTCCACCGGCACCTACACCAGCGAGCACGGCTCGAGCACGGCCCGCAACATGTACCTGCACGGCATCGACTACGACGCGAACGGCCGTCTGCACTCCTTCTTCACCTGGCGTGAGCAGAACGGCGCCGTGATGTGCAACAGCGGCGGCATCACCAACCACGACACCGGCTACGTCTACTCGGACGACCGCGGCCGCACCTGGCGCAACAACGCGGGCACCGTCGTCGGCACCACGGGTAGCTCCGACCGGGTCTCCGTCACCGACAGCGGTCTGGTGATCGACTCGCTGAACCCGGACCACTCCCTGATGAACCAGGAGAGCCAGTGGACCGACTCGGCGGGACGCCCTCACGCGATCATCAGCTACGTCCCCGGCCGTTTCGGGCAGTGCACGACGAACTACGTCACCGACCGCACCAACAACGGCCGTGCCTTCCACGTCCGCAAGAACGCCTCCGGCACCTGGCAGAAGACCGAGATACCGGTGCCGCTGAACTCCAGCCAGCGCACCAAGCTGTTCCTCGACAAGTACAACAACGCCTACGCGATCTTCCCCTTCCTCCGGATCGCCGGCGCTTCCGCGGCCTCGGGGTATACGGACTGGACGATGCTGTACGACGGTGTCGGCGCCGGCCTGAACGCCTTCGGTGAAGTCGTGTTCGACGAGAGCCGGATCGGTCAGGACCACTTCCTGTCGGTCATGTATCAGGTGAAGTCCAGCGGAACGACGCCCTCGGCGCTCCGCTCCCTGAACTTCAGCCTGCCCGCGTGA
- the rhaS gene encoding rhamnose ABC transporter substrate-binding protein: MRKATLRRSCAALAAVTSFALAATACGGTTKSDVKDDSASAAATGKADPNAELKKGLTVGFLPKQVNNPYFTSADKGGEAALKELGSSYKEVGPSSATDTSGQVNYVNTLTQQQVDAMAVSAQDPGALCTALKQAMSNDIKVVTYDSDTKPECRNAFVSQASAEDLGRTEVQLLAEQIGYKGEIAVLSAAQTATNQNTWIEFMKDELKDAKYKDIKLVKVVYGDDDAQKSFQQTQGLLQEYPNLKGIISPTTVGIKAAAQYLSGSKYKGKVKLTGLGTPNDMRKYVKDGTVEGFELWDPAKLGELAARTAVALVSGQITGKEGETFTAGDMGEYTIGKDGVISLGKPTVFTKDNIDKFNF; the protein is encoded by the coding sequence ATGCGCAAGGCAACCCTCCGTCGTTCCTGTGCGGCGCTCGCCGCCGTCACCTCCTTCGCCCTCGCCGCCACCGCCTGTGGCGGCACCACGAAGAGCGACGTCAAGGACGACTCCGCCTCCGCGGCGGCCACCGGCAAGGCCGACCCGAACGCCGAGCTGAAGAAGGGCCTGACCGTCGGCTTCCTGCCCAAGCAGGTCAACAACCCGTACTTCACCTCCGCCGACAAGGGCGGCGAGGCGGCCCTGAAGGAGCTGGGTTCCAGCTACAAGGAGGTCGGCCCGTCCAGCGCCACGGACACCTCCGGCCAGGTCAACTACGTCAACACGCTCACCCAGCAGCAGGTCGACGCCATGGCCGTCTCCGCGCAGGACCCGGGTGCCCTGTGCACCGCGCTCAAGCAGGCCATGAGCAACGACATCAAGGTCGTCACCTACGACTCCGACACCAAGCCGGAGTGCCGCAACGCCTTCGTCTCGCAGGCCAGCGCCGAGGACCTGGGCCGCACCGAGGTCCAGCTGCTCGCCGAGCAGATCGGCTACAAGGGCGAGATCGCGGTCCTGTCGGCCGCGCAGACGGCGACCAACCAGAACACCTGGATCGAGTTCATGAAGGACGAACTCAAGGACGCCAAGTACAAGGACATCAAGCTCGTCAAGGTCGTCTACGGTGACGACGACGCCCAGAAGTCCTTCCAGCAGACCCAGGGCCTGCTCCAGGAGTACCCGAACCTGAAGGGGATCATCTCCCCGACCACGGTCGGCATCAAGGCCGCCGCCCAGTACCTGTCGGGCTCGAAGTACAAGGGCAAGGTCAAGCTGACCGGCCTCGGCACCCCCAACGACATGCGCAAGTACGTCAAGGACGGCACGGTCGAGGGCTTCGAGCTGTGGGACCCGGCGAAGCTCGGCGAGCTGGCCGCCCGTACCGCGGTGGCGCTGGTCTCCGGCCAGATCACCGGCAAGGAGGGCGAGACCTTCACCGCCGGTGACATGGGCGAGTACACCATCGGCAAGGACGGCGTCATCAGCCTCGGCAAGCCGACCGTCTTCACCAAGGACAACATCGACAAGTTCAACTTCTGA
- a CDS encoding L-rhamnose mutarotase has product MQRVCFLLKVRAERIDEYRERHAAVWPEMLQALSATGWHNYSLFLRDDGLLVGYLETEDFQAALAGMEAAEVNARWQKEMAPFFESLDGARPDEAMKPLTEVFHLA; this is encoded by the coding sequence ATGCAGCGCGTCTGCTTCCTCCTCAAGGTCCGTGCGGAACGGATCGACGAGTACCGCGAGCGGCACGCCGCCGTGTGGCCGGAGATGCTTCAGGCGCTCTCGGCCACCGGCTGGCACAACTACTCCCTCTTCCTGCGCGACGACGGCCTGCTCGTCGGCTATCTGGAGACCGAGGACTTCCAGGCCGCCCTGGCCGGCATGGAGGCCGCCGAGGTCAACGCCCGCTGGCAGAAGGAGATGGCGCCGTTCTTCGAGTCCCTCGACGGCGCCCGGCCCGACGAGGCCATGAAACCCCTCACCGAGGTCTTCCACCTCGCCTGA
- a CDS encoding sugar ABC transporter ATP-binding protein, with translation MTHRSDTGPAPVLALKGISKSFGAVRALRDVSLELFPGEVHALAGENGAGKSTLIKSLAGVHRPDSGQLLLDGDPTVFHGPADARDAGIAVIYQEPTLFPDLSIAENIFMGRQPRRALGRIDHKATHTATLALMQRLGVELDPDRPARGLSIADQQIVEIAKALSFDARVLIMDEPTAALTGSEVARLFGVVRTLREQGSAVLFISHRLEEIFQICQRVTTLRDGAWISSEPIDGMTEDDLVRRMVGRDLEELYPKQEVEPGDVALSVRRLTREGVFTDVSFEVRRGEIVGLAGLVGAGRTEVARAVFGIDRWDAGEVDIDGKALTNGAPSTAMAAGLALVPEDRRAQGLVMDMSIERNIGLTGLRTTVRAGLMDRGAERSRSLDWAVKLQVKYARIADTVNTLSGGNQQKVVLAKWLATGPKVLIVDEPTRGIDVGTKAEVHRLLSELAADGVAVLMISSDLPEILGMADRVLVMHEGRLTAEIPRSEATEESVMAAATGRAAA, from the coding sequence ATGACCCACCGGTCCGACACGGGTCCGGCCCCCGTTCTCGCATTGAAGGGCATTTCCAAGTCCTTCGGCGCCGTACGCGCCCTGCGGGACGTGTCCCTCGAACTGTTCCCGGGCGAGGTGCACGCACTCGCCGGGGAGAACGGCGCGGGCAAGTCGACCCTGATCAAGAGCCTCGCAGGGGTGCACCGACCGGACTCCGGTCAGCTGCTCCTCGACGGCGACCCCACGGTCTTCCACGGCCCGGCCGACGCCCGGGACGCGGGCATCGCCGTCATCTACCAGGAGCCCACGCTCTTCCCCGACCTGTCGATCGCCGAGAACATCTTCATGGGCCGCCAGCCCCGGCGCGCCCTCGGCCGTATCGACCACAAGGCCACCCACACGGCGACCCTCGCGCTGATGCAGCGGCTCGGTGTCGAACTCGACCCCGACCGCCCGGCGCGCGGCCTGTCCATCGCCGACCAGCAGATCGTCGAGATCGCCAAGGCGCTCTCCTTCGACGCCCGCGTCCTGATCATGGACGAGCCGACGGCGGCCCTCACCGGCAGCGAGGTGGCCCGGCTCTTCGGCGTCGTCCGCACGCTGCGCGAGCAGGGCTCCGCCGTCCTCTTCATCTCGCACCGGCTGGAGGAGATCTTCCAGATCTGCCAGCGGGTCACCACCCTCCGTGACGGCGCCTGGATCTCCAGCGAACCGATCGACGGCATGACCGAGGACGACCTGGTCCGCCGCATGGTCGGCCGCGACCTGGAGGAGCTGTACCCGAAGCAGGAGGTCGAGCCGGGCGACGTCGCGCTGAGCGTGCGCCGACTGACCCGCGAGGGCGTCTTCACCGATGTCTCCTTCGAGGTCCGCCGCGGCGAGATCGTCGGCCTGGCCGGCCTCGTCGGCGCCGGCCGTACGGAGGTGGCGCGGGCCGTCTTCGGCATCGACCGCTGGGACGCGGGCGAGGTCGACATCGACGGGAAGGCGCTCACCAACGGCGCCCCCTCCACCGCGATGGCCGCTGGGCTCGCCCTGGTCCCCGAGGACCGCCGCGCCCAGGGCCTGGTGATGGACATGTCCATCGAACGGAACATCGGCCTCACCGGACTCCGTACGACCGTCAGGGCCGGGCTGATGGACCGGGGCGCCGAGCGCAGCCGCTCCCTCGACTGGGCCGTCAAGCTCCAGGTCAAGTACGCCCGGATCGCCGACACCGTCAACACCCTGTCCGGCGGCAACCAGCAGAAGGTCGTCCTCGCCAAGTGGCTCGCCACCGGGCCGAAGGTGCTGATCGTCGACGAGCCCACCCGGGGCATCGACGTCGGTACGAAGGCCGAGGTGCACCGCCTCCTCAGCGAGCTCGCCGCCGACGGCGTGGCCGTGCTGATGATCTCCTCCGACCTGCCCGAGATCCTCGGTATGGCCGACCGCGTGCTCGTGATGCACGAGGGCCGGCTCACCGCCGAGATCCCTCGCTCCGAAGCCACCGAGGAATCCGTGATGGCCGCAGCCACCGGGAGGGCCGCCGCATGA
- a CDS encoding LacI family DNA-binding transcriptional regulator, whose protein sequence is MAQSVGIKDVARVAGVSVGTVSNVINRPDTVASETRARVLSAIDRLGYVRSESARQLRAGRSRIMALLVLDMGNPFFVDVARGAERAARDAGLGVMVCNSAQSAGEEAEYLSLFAEQRVRGVLLTPADATGRNIEAFRRHGIPFVLVDRVAEGTTECSVSVDDVAGGALAVRHLVDAGHRSIAYVSGPAGLNQVRDRRTGALGALREAGLGADALRELPTERLDVAAGRDAGARLLGLADRPTAVFCANDLLALGVLQAMYAAGVSVPEDLAIVGYDDIEFAAAAAVPLTSVRQPAVTMGALAAELLLEETEADTAPAPHEHRRVVLQPELVVRRSSLSAR, encoded by the coding sequence ATGGCCCAGTCGGTGGGTATCAAGGACGTTGCCCGCGTCGCCGGCGTCTCCGTGGGTACGGTCTCGAACGTGATCAACCGCCCGGACACGGTGGCGTCCGAGACCCGTGCCCGCGTGTTGTCCGCGATAGACCGCCTCGGCTATGTCCGCAGCGAGTCGGCGCGCCAGCTGAGGGCCGGGCGGAGCCGCATCATGGCGTTGCTCGTGCTCGACATGGGCAACCCCTTCTTCGTCGACGTCGCGCGCGGTGCCGAGCGGGCCGCGCGCGACGCCGGACTGGGCGTGATGGTCTGCAACAGCGCGCAGAGCGCGGGCGAGGAGGCCGAGTACCTCTCGCTCTTCGCCGAACAGCGGGTGCGCGGTGTGCTGCTCACCCCGGCCGACGCGACCGGACGCAACATCGAGGCGTTCCGCCGCCACGGCATCCCCTTCGTCCTCGTCGACCGCGTCGCCGAGGGCACCACCGAGTGCTCGGTCTCCGTCGACGACGTCGCGGGCGGCGCGCTCGCCGTCCGCCATCTGGTCGACGCGGGCCACCGTTCCATCGCGTACGTCAGCGGACCGGCGGGCCTCAACCAGGTCCGCGACCGCCGTACGGGTGCCCTGGGCGCCCTGCGGGAGGCTGGACTCGGCGCCGACGCGCTGCGCGAGCTGCCCACCGAACGCCTCGACGTGGCCGCCGGCCGCGACGCGGGCGCCCGGCTCCTCGGCCTCGCCGACCGCCCGACCGCCGTCTTCTGCGCCAACGACCTGCTCGCCCTCGGCGTGCTCCAGGCCATGTACGCGGCCGGCGTGAGCGTTCCCGAGGACCTCGCCATCGTCGGCTACGACGACATCGAGTTCGCCGCCGCGGCCGCCGTCCCCCTCACCTCCGTACGGCAGCCCGCCGTCACCATGGGCGCTCTGGCCGCCGAACTCCTCCTGGAGGAGACCGAGGCCGACACGGCGCCCGCCCCGCACGAGCACCGACGGGTCGTCCTCCAGCCGGAGCTGGTGGTGCGGCGCTCCAGCCTCTCGGCACGCTGA
- the rhaI gene encoding L-rhamnose isomerase yields MTELAAVKAALKTQAVETPSWAYGNSGTRFKVFAQQGVPRNPWEKLDDAGKVHEFTGVAPTVALHIPWDKVDDYAALAKHAEQRGVKLGAINSNTFQDDDYKLGSICHPDAAIRRKAVDHLLECVDIMDATGSRDLKLWFADGTNYPGQDDIRERQDRLAEGLAEVYERLGDEQRMLLEYKFFEPAFYTTDVPDWGTAYAHCLKLGEKAQVVVDTGHHAPGTNIEFIVATLLREGKLGAFDFNSRFYADDDLMVGAADPFQLFRIMYEVVRGGGFTPEVAFMLDQCHNIEAKIPAIIRSVMNVQEATAKALLVDGDALRSAQRAGDVLEANAVVMDAYNTDVRPLLREVREEMGLDADPMGAYRRSGWASKIVEERVGGEQAGWGA; encoded by the coding sequence GTGACCGAGCTCGCCGCGGTGAAGGCCGCCCTCAAGACCCAGGCCGTCGAGACGCCGTCGTGGGCGTACGGAAACTCCGGAACCCGCTTCAAGGTGTTCGCCCAACAGGGGGTTCCGCGCAATCCCTGGGAGAAGCTGGACGACGCCGGCAAGGTCCACGAGTTCACCGGCGTGGCCCCGACCGTGGCCCTGCACATCCCCTGGGACAAGGTCGACGACTACGCGGCGCTCGCCAAGCACGCCGAGCAGCGGGGTGTGAAGCTCGGCGCGATCAACTCCAACACCTTCCAGGACGACGACTACAAGCTGGGCAGCATCTGCCACCCGGACGCGGCGATCCGGCGCAAGGCCGTCGATCATCTGCTGGAGTGCGTCGACATCATGGACGCGACCGGGTCCCGGGACCTGAAGCTGTGGTTCGCGGACGGTACGAACTATCCCGGCCAGGACGACATACGTGAGCGGCAGGACCGGCTGGCCGAAGGGCTCGCCGAGGTGTACGAGCGGCTCGGGGACGAGCAGCGGATGCTGCTGGAGTACAAGTTCTTCGAGCCGGCGTTCTACACGACCGATGTGCCGGACTGGGGTACCGCCTACGCCCACTGCCTGAAGCTGGGCGAGAAGGCGCAGGTGGTCGTCGACACCGGGCATCACGCGCCGGGGACGAACATCGAGTTCATCGTGGCGACGCTCCTGCGGGAGGGGAAGCTCGGCGCGTTCGACTTCAACTCGCGGTTCTACGCCGACGACGACCTGATGGTGGGCGCGGCCGACCCGTTCCAGCTGTTCCGGATCATGTACGAGGTCGTGCGTGGGGGTGGGTTCACCCCCGAGGTCGCGTTCATGCTCGACCAGTGCCACAACATCGAGGCGAAGATCCCGGCGATCATCCGGTCGGTGATGAACGTGCAGGAGGCCACGGCGAAGGCGCTGCTCGTCGACGGCGACGCGCTGCGCTCCGCCCAGCGGGCCGGGGACGTACTCGAGGCCAACGCCGTGGTGATGGACGCGTACAACACGGATGTACGGCCGCTGCTTCGTGAGGTGCGCGAGGAGATGGGGTTGGACGCGGACCCCATGGGGGCGTACCGCCGGTCCGGGTGGGCCTCGAAGATCGTCGAGGAGCGGGTCGGTGGAGAGCAGGCGGGGTGGGGGGCGTGA
- a CDS encoding ABC transporter permease: MADSTLSRAIRWDTVVGALLIVVLLLSFTTVDGFGNALNLSFLIGNTLPIALVALPMTLLVVAGEIDLSVASTAGLSGAVMGALWNQGLTIEAIIPICLALGVVCGLINGLLVTRLGLSSLAVTIGTLAAYRGIAQIVLGSDAVTDFPTQYLDFAAGRIGDSFVPQAFIPFLVLLVVAVVALHLTPFGRSLYATGASEEAARFSGIRVKRQKLILFTVTGLMASLTGIFWALHYASARYDNATGLELSVVAAVLLGGIDFDGGKGTLGGAIAGVFLLGTLQNVMSLQDVSAQSQIVVTGVLLVLSVLGPRVARQVALARAGRKSAGDTTAKAVGRSVA, encoded by the coding sequence ATGGCTGATTCCACCCTGTCGCGCGCGATCCGCTGGGACACGGTGGTCGGCGCCCTCCTCATCGTCGTGCTCCTGCTGTCCTTCACCACGGTGGACGGCTTCGGGAACGCGCTCAACCTGTCCTTCCTCATCGGCAACACCCTGCCGATCGCGCTGGTCGCCCTCCCCATGACCCTTCTCGTGGTCGCCGGCGAGATCGATCTGTCGGTCGCCTCCACCGCCGGCCTGTCCGGCGCGGTGATGGGCGCCCTGTGGAACCAGGGCCTGACCATCGAGGCGATCATCCCGATCTGTCTGGCCCTCGGCGTGGTCTGCGGACTGATCAACGGCCTGCTGGTCACCCGGCTCGGCCTGTCCTCCCTCGCCGTCACCATCGGTACCCTCGCCGCCTACCGGGGCATCGCGCAGATCGTGCTCGGCTCCGACGCGGTGACCGACTTCCCCACGCAGTACCTGGACTTCGCGGCCGGCCGGATCGGCGACAGCTTCGTCCCGCAGGCCTTCATCCCCTTCCTGGTGCTGCTCGTGGTCGCCGTGGTCGCCCTGCACCTCACCCCGTTCGGGCGCTCCCTCTACGCGACCGGCGCCAGCGAGGAGGCCGCGCGCTTCTCCGGTATCCGCGTCAAGCGGCAGAAGCTGATCCTCTTCACGGTGACCGGCCTCATGGCCTCCCTCACCGGCATCTTCTGGGCACTGCACTACGCCAGTGCCCGCTACGACAACGCGACGGGGCTCGAACTGTCCGTCGTGGCCGCCGTACTGCTCGGCGGCATCGACTTCGACGGCGGCAAGGGGACGCTCGGCGGCGCGATCGCCGGAGTGTTCCTGCTCGGCACCCTGCAGAACGTGATGAGCCTGCAGGACGTCTCGGCGCAGTCGCAGATCGTCGTCACCGGCGTCCTGCTCGTGCTGTCCGTGCTCGGGCCCCGGGTGGCACGGCAGGTCGCCCTCGCGAGGGCGGGACGAAAATCCGCCGGCGATACCACCGCAAAGGCCGTCGGTAGATCCGTCGCCTGA